The following are encoded together in the Kutzneria kofuensis genome:
- a CDS encoding LLM class flavin-dependent oxidoreductase, with the protein MRHGVLILPEHRWQDARRRWVRAEQYGFDHAWTYDQLMWRWLRDKPWFGTVPTLTAAAAATERIKLGTMVATPTYRHPVPFAKDVMTLDDISGGRFVCGLGAGAGAVDDLVVDSTVRTSRERADRFAEFVALTDLLLRQHVTSYLGEHYSADEVWMSPGCVQTPRTPFAIAATGPRGMRLAAKYAQTWITAGPPATFDAHPYEQVLPEIAAQVRAAEDACVAVGRDPATLRRLLLTGAAVGGVLASVESWRDAAGRFAEVGVTDLVVHWPRADFPYAGDESVLADIACDLTGAHA; encoded by the coding sequence GTGCGACACGGAGTGCTGATCCTGCCCGAGCACCGCTGGCAGGACGCGCGGCGCCGATGGGTCCGCGCCGAGCAGTACGGATTCGACCACGCCTGGACCTACGACCAGCTGATGTGGCGGTGGCTGCGGGACAAGCCGTGGTTCGGCACCGTGCCGACGCTGACCGCGGCCGCCGCCGCGACCGAGCGCATCAAGCTGGGCACGATGGTGGCCACCCCCACCTACCGCCACCCGGTGCCGTTCGCCAAGGACGTCATGACGCTGGACGACATCAGCGGCGGCCGGTTCGTGTGCGGGCTGGGGGCCGGCGCCGGCGCGGTGGACGACCTCGTGGTCGACAGCACCGTGCGCACGTCCCGGGAGCGGGCCGACCGCTTCGCGGAGTTCGTCGCACTGACGGACCTGTTGCTGCGCCAGCACGTGACGTCGTACCTGGGGGAGCACTACAGCGCCGACGAGGTGTGGATGAGCCCCGGCTGCGTGCAGACGCCACGCACCCCGTTCGCCATCGCCGCCACCGGGCCACGCGGCATGCGCCTGGCCGCGAAGTACGCCCAGACCTGGATCACCGCGGGCCCGCCGGCCACCTTCGACGCCCACCCGTACGAGCAGGTGCTGCCCGAGATCGCCGCCCAGGTGCGCGCCGCCGAGGACGCGTGCGTGGCGGTCGGCCGCGATCCGGCGACGCTACGACGGCTGCTGCTCACCGGCGCCGCGGTCGGCGGCGTGCTGGCGTCGGTCGAGTCCTGGCGCGACGCCGCCGGCCGGTTCGCCGAGGTAGGCGTCACCGACCTCGTCGTGCACTGGCCGCGCGCCGACTTCCCTTATGCGGGCGACGAAAGCGTGTTGGCCGACATCGCCTGCGACCTGACGGGAGCACACGCATGA
- a CDS encoding PhzF family phenazine biosynthesis protein produces the protein MIAYHLVDMFADGPLTGCALAVVPDAEHLDDETMAAIARELGTSETAFVLPPTLPEATHRVRIFTPQGESPFGGHSAVGTACTLVRLGRLAPGRLVQECGERVLPVDADAEHATLTASRPLDTTRFDATSLAEACSVPPHGLAATAGFGPAFHLMPIDPDALAVAALRPEHPVWRTEKDLFVFAWHPEERTAHARMFAPGYGMPEDPACASAALALGAWLVDNGLLPADTGCHEYRVRQGIELRRPSTLHGQVHVADGRVVSATVTGAVLPAASGHLTVPEPARL, from the coding sequence ATGATCGCCTACCACCTGGTCGACATGTTCGCCGACGGCCCGCTGACCGGCTGCGCGCTCGCCGTCGTGCCCGACGCCGAACACCTCGACGACGAGACCATGGCCGCGATCGCCCGGGAGCTCGGCACCTCGGAGACGGCGTTCGTGCTGCCGCCGACCCTGCCGGAGGCCACGCACCGCGTGCGAATCTTCACGCCCCAAGGCGAATCACCGTTCGGCGGCCACTCCGCGGTCGGCACCGCCTGCACTCTCGTGCGCCTGGGGCGGCTGGCCCCCGGTCGGCTCGTGCAGGAGTGCGGGGAACGCGTGCTGCCCGTCGACGCCGACGCCGAGCACGCCACCCTCACCGCCAGCCGGCCGTTGGACACGACCAGGTTCGACGCCACGTCGCTGGCCGAAGCGTGCTCGGTGCCGCCGCACGGGCTCGCCGCCACCGCCGGCTTCGGCCCGGCCTTCCACCTGATGCCCATCGACCCGGACGCCCTCGCAGTGGCCGCGCTGCGCCCCGAACACCCCGTGTGGCGCACGGAGAAGGACCTGTTCGTGTTCGCGTGGCATCCCGAAGAACGCACCGCCCACGCCCGCATGTTCGCCCCCGGCTACGGCATGCCCGAGGACCCCGCCTGCGCCTCCGCGGCGCTCGCGCTCGGCGCGTGGCTGGTGGACAACGGCCTGCTGCCCGCCGACACCGGCTGCCACGAATACCGTGTGCGCCAGGGCATCGAGCTGCGGCGACCGTCCACTCTGCACGGACAGGTGCACGTCGCCGACGGCCGCGTCGTCTCCGCGACGGTCACCGGCGCCGTGCTGCCGGCCGCCAGCGGCCACCTGACCGTCCCCGAACCGGCCCGCCTCTAG
- a CDS encoding gamma-glutamyltransferase family protein: protein MLTRPELRGTQAAVSATHWLASAAGMAMFDLGGNAFDAATAAAFVIQVVEPHLNGPAGDVPIMVHRAGSESVEVVCGQGPMPLRATPAEFRSRGLDVVPGSGLLSACVPGAFGAWLRLLRDYGRLALADVLAPAVHYAEHGYPVLPKAAEMIGSLAELFRDEWAESGRTYLINGAVPAPGQRLRNPALAATFRRLLAESQAAGGTREHRIDAAHRAFYEGFVAEAIDQFAGTAEMVDSTGRRNGGLLTGADLARWQPTVEDSVWLDYRGLTVHKPGPWSQGPVFLQQLALLEGYDLAAMGAGSAEHLHTVVECAKLAFADREAWYGDPNHAEVPLKALLDRGYAEERRALIGESASGTLRPGSPDGREPFIPPVLDVTVPPDEPSWLAQLDDGVPAVVRRTAANGDTCCVTATDAEGNMVAATPSGGWLKSSPVVPGLGFPLGTRGQMAWLVDGHPNTLAPDKRPRTTLSPTIALRDGQPYLAFGTPGGDQQDQWTLGFFLNHVEFGMSPQQAVEATAFHTDHVPSSFTPRKARPLALVTEAGRDEAVLAELRRRGHQVVEVEPNTLGKVCVTGRAGDDLVLAAASPRGQQAYAIAR from the coding sequence GTGTTGACACGACCCGAGCTCCGCGGCACCCAGGCCGCGGTGTCCGCCACCCACTGGCTGGCCTCGGCGGCCGGGATGGCCATGTTCGACCTCGGCGGCAACGCCTTCGACGCGGCCACCGCCGCCGCGTTCGTCATCCAGGTCGTCGAGCCCCACCTCAACGGCCCCGCCGGCGACGTCCCGATCATGGTGCACCGCGCCGGCTCGGAGAGCGTCGAGGTGGTGTGCGGGCAGGGGCCGATGCCGCTGCGCGCCACCCCGGCCGAGTTCCGCTCCCGCGGGCTGGACGTGGTGCCCGGCTCCGGCCTGCTGTCGGCGTGCGTTCCGGGCGCGTTCGGCGCGTGGCTGCGGCTGCTGCGCGACTACGGCCGGCTGGCGCTGGCCGACGTGCTCGCGCCGGCCGTGCACTACGCCGAGCACGGCTACCCGGTGCTGCCCAAGGCCGCCGAGATGATCGGCTCGCTGGCCGAGCTGTTCCGCGACGAGTGGGCCGAGTCCGGCCGCACCTATCTGATCAACGGCGCGGTGCCCGCGCCCGGCCAGCGGCTGCGCAACCCCGCCCTGGCCGCCACCTTCCGTCGGCTGCTGGCCGAGTCGCAGGCCGCGGGCGGCACCCGCGAGCACCGCATCGACGCCGCGCACCGCGCGTTCTACGAGGGCTTCGTCGCCGAGGCCATCGACCAGTTCGCCGGCACCGCCGAGATGGTCGACTCGACCGGCCGCCGCAACGGCGGCCTGCTCACCGGCGCCGACCTCGCCCGCTGGCAGCCGACCGTGGAGGACTCGGTGTGGCTGGACTACCGGGGGCTGACCGTGCACAAGCCCGGCCCGTGGTCGCAGGGCCCGGTGTTCCTGCAGCAGCTCGCCCTGCTGGAGGGCTACGACCTGGCCGCCATGGGCGCCGGCAGCGCCGAGCACCTGCACACCGTGGTCGAGTGCGCCAAGCTCGCGTTCGCCGACCGCGAGGCCTGGTACGGCGACCCGAACCACGCCGAGGTGCCGCTCAAGGCGCTGCTGGACCGCGGCTACGCCGAGGAGCGCCGGGCGCTGATCGGCGAGTCGGCCTCCGGCACACTGCGCCCCGGCTCGCCGGACGGCCGCGAGCCGTTCATCCCGCCCGTGCTCGACGTGACCGTGCCGCCGGACGAGCCGTCCTGGTTGGCCCAGCTCGACGACGGCGTGCCGGCCGTGGTGCGCCGGACCGCCGCCAACGGCGACACCTGCTGCGTGACGGCCACCGACGCCGAGGGCAACATGGTCGCCGCCACGCCCAGCGGCGGCTGGCTCAAGAGCTCGCCCGTGGTGCCCGGCCTGGGCTTCCCGCTCGGCACGCGCGGCCAGATGGCGTGGCTGGTCGACGGCCACCCCAACACGCTGGCCCCGGACAAGCGCCCGCGCACCACCCTCAGCCCGACCATCGCGCTGCGTGACGGCCAGCCGTACCTGGCCTTCGGCACGCCCGGCGGCGACCAGCAGGACCAGTGGACGCTGGGTTTCTTCCTCAACCACGTCGAGTTCGGCATGAGCCCGCAGCAGGCGGTGGAGGCGACCGCCTTCCACACCGACCACGTGCCCTCGTCCTTCACCCCGCGCAAGGCCCGGCCGCTCGCGCTGGTCACCGAGGCCGGGCGGGACGAGGCCGTGCTGGCCGAGCTGCGCCGCCGCGGCCACCAGGTGGTCGAGGTCGAGCCGAACACGCTGGGCAAGGTGTGTGTCACGGGCCGTGCCGGCGACGACCTGGTGCTGGCCGCGGCCAGTCCGCGCGGTCAGCAGGCGTATGCCATCGCCCGGTGA